A DNA window from Corynebacterium ciconiae DSM 44920 contains the following coding sequences:
- a CDS encoding TIGR03943 family putative permease subunit, protein MSRCDHPSAPSPCCCAEPAPAGPSGTRSTVLAATIVLLLGIVAMALVITGQLNNYVQPFFRPFMAITAAALIGLGLWTLVRLSRDIAGAAGEHPVRSSSWLLLVPVLLAVLCAPDPLGASMLGSTAVGGASASMSDAHTQRAQQIVRVERNPDGTIAFPELARDEINEITLEDLANRFYFGDRDQLDGVRIRLEGFASRDPQGKWAVGRFKIYCCAADAIPYQAGVDGLNDPSPDQWYRLTATIDTAANSQLPMLRVAEATAIDQPERPYL, encoded by the coding sequence ATGTCTCGGTGCGACCACCCATCCGCGCCCTCGCCGTGCTGCTGTGCGGAACCGGCGCCGGCGGGCCCCTCGGGCACCCGCTCTACGGTGCTAGCAGCCACCATCGTGCTGCTACTGGGCATTGTGGCCATGGCACTCGTGATCACCGGTCAGCTGAACAACTATGTGCAGCCCTTCTTCCGGCCGTTCATGGCAATCACCGCGGCGGCATTGATCGGCTTAGGGCTGTGGACCCTTGTTCGTCTCAGCCGCGATATCGCGGGGGCGGCGGGGGAGCACCCAGTGCGCTCCAGTTCGTGGTTGTTGCTGGTGCCGGTGCTACTCGCGGTGCTGTGTGCGCCTGATCCGCTCGGGGCGTCGATGCTGGGTTCCACCGCGGTGGGGGGAGCGTCGGCAAGCATGAGCGATGCTCACACCCAGCGCGCCCAACAGATCGTGCGCGTTGAACGCAACCCTGATGGCACCATCGCGTTTCCCGAGCTGGCTCGTGATGAGATCAATGAGATCACCCTGGAGGACCTTGCCAATCGTTTCTACTTCGGCGATCGGGACCAACTCGACGGGGTGCGCATTCGGCTTGAAGGATTCGCCTCCCGTGACCCTCAAGGGAAGTGGGCTGTGGGGCGGTTCAAAATCTATTGCTGCGCCGCGGATGCCATCCCGTACCAAGCGGGCGTCGATGGGCTCAACGATCCCAGCCCAGATCAGTGGTACCGGCTCACCGCCACGATAGATACAGCGGCGAATTCCCAGCTGCCGATGCTGCGCGTAGCCGAGGCCACAGCCATTGACCAGCCCGAACGCCCCTACCTTTAG
- a CDS encoding permease, with protein MLVHLRGPLLPLHGSVESWASITVAITLQAMPFLVLGVIVSGAISAFVSDSALRSITPRNEFLAVPTVATSGLLLPGCECGSVPVSGSLIRRGIPPAAALAFMLAAPAINPVVLVSTAVAFNGYPLMVWARLIASLAAAILVGWMWISIRGEEYMDIGRGHGHHHVKRLDVFRASALNDLMNAGGFLALGAMAAALIKVTVPQSWFEVINDYPLMAIAVMAALAIVLSLCSEADAFIAASFTHVSPTAQLVFVVVGPMVDIKLIAMQYGMWGKDFVLRFVPFALAFSILSAVIVGGIVFGGV; from the coding sequence ATGCTGGTGCATCTTCGTGGGCCACTACTACCCCTCCATGGCTCGGTAGAGTCGTGGGCCTCCATCACCGTGGCCATCACGCTTCAGGCTATGCCCTTTTTGGTGTTGGGCGTGATCGTTTCTGGGGCGATCTCGGCCTTTGTCTCAGATTCTGCACTCCGAAGCATCACCCCACGCAATGAGTTCCTTGCCGTGCCCACTGTGGCGACCTCTGGGCTACTTCTGCCGGGGTGTGAGTGCGGCTCTGTTCCCGTTAGTGGCTCACTTATTCGGCGAGGGATCCCTCCGGCGGCGGCGCTCGCGTTTATGCTTGCCGCCCCAGCCATCAACCCCGTGGTGTTGGTCTCAACCGCCGTAGCGTTCAATGGCTATCCCCTCATGGTGTGGGCCAGACTGATCGCCTCGCTTGCAGCCGCCATATTGGTGGGGTGGATGTGGATCAGCATCAGGGGCGAGGAGTACATGGACATCGGCCGCGGCCACGGGCACCACCACGTTAAGAGGCTGGACGTATTTCGAGCCTCCGCGCTCAACGATCTCATGAACGCCGGCGGCTTTCTCGCCCTCGGGGCTATGGCTGCCGCCCTGATCAAGGTCACCGTGCCGCAATCCTGGTTTGAGGTGATCAACGATTACCCTCTTATGGCCATCGCCGTGATGGCGGCGCTCGCCATCGTGCTCAGCCTCTGCTCCGAGGCCGACGCCTTCATCGCCGCCTCCTTTACCCACGTCTCGCCCACAGCCCAGTTGGTGTTTGTGGTGGTCGGCCCCATGGTGGATATCAAACTCATTGCCATGCAATACGGCATGTGGGGCAAAGACTTCGTGCTCCGGTTCGTTCCCTTTGCCCTTGCGTTTTCCATCCTTAGCGCGGTCATCGTAGGCGGGATTGTCTTCGGCGGAGTCTAA
- a CDS encoding L-threonylcarbamoyladenylate synthase codes for MSRIFDCSQDDRRELGVRTAAAEVAEGKLVVLPTDTLYGLGCDAFNNQAVSQLLATKRRGPDMPVPVLIGSWDTVRGLVHTYTDKAQRLVEAFWPGGLSIVIEQAPSLMWNLGDTRGTVMLRMPLHPVAIELLRTTGPMAVSSANISGQPPATTAQDAKQQLGSAVSTYLDGGTCAKGEPSSIVDLSGNNTRLLREGAISAERIAEVLEIDPEQLRAR; via the coding sequence GTGAGTCGGATCTTCGATTGCTCCCAGGACGATAGACGCGAGCTTGGTGTTCGCACCGCCGCGGCCGAGGTTGCGGAAGGAAAGCTGGTTGTTCTTCCCACCGACACCCTCTACGGGCTGGGATGCGATGCCTTCAACAATCAGGCGGTCAGCCAGCTCCTAGCCACCAAGCGCCGCGGCCCGGACATGCCGGTGCCAGTGCTCATCGGCAGCTGGGACACAGTCCGAGGGCTGGTGCACACCTACACCGACAAGGCGCAGCGTCTCGTGGAGGCGTTTTGGCCCGGCGGGCTGTCGATCGTGATCGAACAGGCCCCGTCGCTGATGTGGAACCTCGGCGATACCCGTGGCACCGTCATGCTACGCATGCCTTTGCACCCCGTGGCTATCGAACTGCTGCGCACCACCGGCCCCATGGCCGTCTCCAGCGCCAACATCTCCGGCCAGCCGCCGGCCACCACCGCCCAGGACGCTAAACAGCAGCTGGGCTCCGCGGTATCGACATATCTGGACGGTGGCACCTGCGCCAAGGGCGAGCCATCGAGCATCGTCGATCTCTCTGGCAACAACACTAGGCTGCTACGCGAAGGAGCTATCTCGGCCGAGCGCATCGCGGAGGTACTCGAGATCGACCCCGAACAGCTTCGAGCCCGATAA
- a CDS encoding MraY family glycosyltransferase, which translates to MGAGGAGVPLRELALILLVACAVTYLTTGIIRHSVVRAGLLADIRDRDVHKSPKPQLGGVAMFTGLVLAVVMASQLPALTRGFMPMTPEMHAVLWASIVIVVVGVIDDVFELDAITKLIGQVLAAIVMSALGLSWALIYVPFGEGTTVILDSVQSTVFTTLFTVALINAINFVDGIDGLAAGLGMIAGAAILVFSLTVLHDQGGAVSAYPPAIIAAALVGVCAGFLPHNFEPSRIFMGDTGAMLIGLLLSAAATSASGKINMSLYGTEDIVALLSPFIVVAAAIFIPVLDLVLAVIRRVSAGRSPFAADRKHLHHRLLDIGHTHRRVVLILYTWVSVVAFGAVGFTVFPARIAGLIFGVSFALAVVLTVLPSLRRARGTQKKLASRPQSV; encoded by the coding sequence ATGGGCGCTGGTGGAGCGGGAGTTCCGCTGCGTGAGCTTGCGCTCATCCTGCTGGTGGCGTGCGCGGTCACCTACCTCACCACCGGCATCATCCGGCACTCGGTGGTGCGCGCCGGGCTACTCGCAGATATTCGAGATCGCGATGTGCACAAATCTCCCAAGCCGCAGCTCGGGGGAGTAGCAATGTTCACCGGGCTGGTGCTGGCGGTGGTCATGGCCTCCCAGTTGCCGGCGTTGACCCGCGGTTTCATGCCCATGACCCCAGAGATGCACGCCGTTCTGTGGGCCAGCATCGTGATCGTTGTGGTCGGCGTGATCGACGATGTCTTCGAGCTCGATGCCATCACTAAGTTGATTGGCCAGGTATTGGCCGCGATTGTGATGAGCGCGCTCGGTCTCTCATGGGCGCTGATCTACGTGCCCTTCGGGGAGGGCACCACCGTCATTCTCGATAGTGTCCAGTCTACGGTCTTTACCACCCTGTTTACCGTGGCGTTGATTAATGCCATCAATTTTGTCGATGGCATCGATGGCCTCGCCGCCGGGTTGGGCATGATCGCCGGCGCGGCGATTCTCGTCTTCTCTCTCACGGTGCTGCACGACCAAGGCGGTGCAGTCTCCGCCTATCCACCCGCAATCATCGCTGCGGCCTTGGTGGGGGTGTGCGCTGGGTTCTTGCCACACAACTTCGAACCCTCCCGCATCTTCATGGGGGATACCGGAGCTATGCTCATCGGCTTGTTGCTGTCTGCGGCGGCCACTTCGGCGTCGGGAAAGATCAACATGAGTCTCTACGGCACCGAGGACATCGTCGCCCTGCTCAGCCCGTTCATTGTGGTGGCAGCCGCGATCTTCATCCCCGTACTGGATCTAGTCTTGGCAGTGATCCGGCGAGTTTCCGCGGGGCGTTCACCTTTTGCCGCTGATCGCAAACACCTGCACCACCGGCTGCTCGACATCGGCCACACCCATCGTCGTGTCGTGCTCATCTTGTACACCTGGGTGTCGGTGGTTGCTTTCGGGGCAGTGGGATTTACCGTTTTTCCGGCGCGAATAGCCGGCCTGATCTTTGGGGTGAGCTTTGCGCTGGCAGTGGTGCTCACCGTGTTGCCCTCTCTGCGCCGGGCTCGCGGCACGCAGAAGAAACTGGCTTCGCGCCCGCAATCAGTCTGA
- the atpB gene encoding F0F1 ATP synthase subunit A gives MKGEFHPPSLEHEFSPGPIWFEDTWFAIDRLMFVRLLMAVLLAIFFLVAMRNPKVVPRGLQNVAEMLLDFVRIHISEDILGKKEGRRFLPVIATIFFLVLAMNIPSIIPGLNISPNARIGMPLVLAIFGYIAFVYAGAKRYGFFKYVKSSVVIPNLPWFLHILVVPLEFFSTFVLRPATLTLRLMANMLAGHIILVLLFSATNFFFWQMNGWTALSAVTLFAAIAFTLFEMLVIFLQAYIFALLSAVYIELSLHADEH, from the coding sequence ATGAAGGGTGAGTTCCATCCGCCCTCTCTGGAACACGAATTTTCCCCGGGTCCAATTTGGTTCGAAGATACTTGGTTCGCAATCGACCGTCTGATGTTCGTCCGCCTGCTTATGGCGGTGCTGTTGGCGATCTTCTTCCTCGTGGCTATGCGCAACCCGAAGGTGGTTCCGCGTGGTCTGCAGAACGTTGCCGAGATGCTTCTCGACTTCGTTCGTATCCACATTTCGGAAGATATCCTGGGTAAGAAGGAGGGGCGCCGGTTCCTGCCGGTGATCGCCACCATCTTCTTCCTGGTTCTGGCCATGAATATCCCCTCGATCATTCCTGGCTTGAACATCTCCCCGAATGCCCGAATCGGCATGCCGCTGGTTCTAGCAATTTTCGGCTACATCGCCTTCGTTTACGCGGGTGCGAAGCGCTACGGGTTCTTCAAGTACGTCAAGTCCTCCGTGGTGATCCCGAACCTCCCATGGTTCCTTCACATCCTGGTGGTCCCGTTGGAGTTTTTCTCCACCTTTGTGCTGCGCCCCGCAACCCTCACTCTGCGTCTTATGGCCAACATGTTGGCCGGTCACATCATCTTGGTGCTGCTGTTCTCTGCCACTAACTTCTTCTTCTGGCAGATGAACGGCTGGACTGCGCTGTCCGCAGTGACCCTATTCGCAGCGATTGCATTCACACTGTTCGAGATGCTGGTCATTTTCTTGCAGGCGTACATCTTCGCTCTGCTCTCGGCCGTCTACATCGAACTGTCTCTGCACGCAGACGAACACTGA
- a CDS encoding ATP synthase F0 subunit C — MNEVILAQAANGLDGSIATVGYGLATIGPGLGIGILVGKALEGMARQPEMAGQLRTTMFLGIAFVEALALIGLVAGFIL; from the coding sequence ATGAACGAAGTCATCCTCGCACAGGCCGCTAATGGTCTTGACGGCTCCATCGCAACTGTCGGCTACGGTCTCGCCACCATCGGCCCGGGCCTCGGCATCGGCATCCTGGTCGGTAAGGCTCTCGAGGGTATGGCTCGCCAGCCCGAGATGGCCGGTCAGCTGCGTACCACCATGTTCCTGGGCATCGCCTTCGTCGAGGCCCTCGCCCTCATCGGCCTGGTCGCCGGCTTCATCCTCTAA
- a CDS encoding F0F1 ATP synthase subunit B — MTNVYTLLAASEEDLPMEGHFSVLLPANYDLVWSFVSLIVILFLFWKFVLPKFQEVLAEREDRIKGGIQRAEAAQAEAKAALEKYNAQLSEARAEAQQIREEARDKGKKIVDEMKAEATEESNRIIESGEKQLLAQREQVVSELRSEMGQNSINLAERLLGEQLSDNVKRSGTIDNFLSSLDSVAPAGK; from the coding sequence ATGACGAACGTCTACACCCTTTTAGCAGCCAGCGAGGAGGATTTGCCCATGGAGGGGCACTTCTCCGTGCTGTTGCCTGCTAACTACGACCTCGTCTGGTCCTTTGTTTCGCTCATCGTAATCCTGTTCCTCTTCTGGAAGTTCGTACTTCCGAAGTTCCAAGAGGTCCTGGCCGAGCGTGAGGACCGGATCAAGGGCGGCATTCAACGCGCCGAGGCCGCACAGGCTGAGGCCAAGGCCGCGCTGGAAAAGTACAACGCGCAGCTTTCTGAGGCCCGCGCTGAGGCACAGCAGATCCGCGAAGAAGCCCGTGATAAGGGCAAGAAGATCGTGGACGAGATGAAGGCCGAGGCTACCGAAGAGAGCAACCGCATTATTGAGTCCGGAGAGAAGCAGCTTCTTGCTCAGCGCGAGCAGGTTGTTTCTGAACTGCGTTCCGAGATGGGACAGAACTCGATCAACCTGGCTGAGCGTCTGCTCGGGGAGCAACTCTCCGACAACGTCAAGCGGTCCGGCACGATCGACAACTTCTTGTCCTCGCTCGATAGCGTGGCTCCGGCAGGAAAGTGA
- a CDS encoding F0F1 ATP synthase subunit delta, whose translation MHAASREALNHAFGYVDQVVNGSDNAVAVAAQTGTELFDIVDALDADRGLRVAAADTAAPADARVGLVKTVFEGKVSHTALGVLCDIVKLNWSNPREMRTGLVEVGRRFLFRSAQEQGQLKQVEDELFRLSRILEDEPELTQLLSDRTQPASRKRELFAKVLYGKVTAVTEALALHAVGRPEKNPIDDLASLVDSAAEVTGRSVAHVVAASELNSTQEQALADKLGRIYGREMNVHTEVDTSLLGGVIIRVGDEVIDGSTKGKIERMRRAFA comes from the coding sequence ATGCACGCAGCGAGCCGCGAGGCGCTAAACCACGCGTTTGGATACGTTGACCAGGTGGTCAATGGCTCCGATAACGCAGTAGCAGTTGCCGCTCAGACGGGTACCGAGTTGTTCGACATCGTCGATGCCCTCGATGCTGACCGTGGCCTGCGTGTGGCAGCAGCCGATACAGCCGCTCCGGCCGACGCTCGCGTTGGTCTGGTGAAGACGGTATTTGAGGGCAAGGTGTCTCACACCGCCCTTGGCGTGCTGTGCGACATTGTGAAGCTCAACTGGTCCAACCCGCGCGAAATGCGCACCGGACTTGTTGAGGTTGGACGACGCTTCCTGTTCCGCTCCGCACAGGAGCAGGGGCAGCTGAAGCAGGTGGAAGATGAGCTCTTCCGACTGAGCCGCATTCTGGAAGATGAGCCCGAGTTGACTCAGCTTCTCAGTGACCGGACCCAACCTGCATCTCGGAAGCGTGAGCTGTTTGCCAAGGTTCTCTACGGCAAGGTCACCGCGGTGACCGAGGCGCTTGCATTGCACGCCGTTGGTCGCCCCGAGAAGAACCCGATCGACGATCTGGCTTCTCTGGTGGATTCCGCTGCAGAGGTCACTGGCCGCTCAGTTGCCCATGTCGTTGCTGCATCAGAGCTCAACTCCACGCAGGAGCAGGCACTAGCGGACAAACTGGGACGTATTTACGGTCGTGAGATGAACGTCCACACCGAGGTTGATACCAGCCTCCTCGGCGGTGTGATCATCCGCGTTGGTGACGAAGTGATCGACGGCTCTACCAAGGGCAAGATCGAAAGAATGCGCCGCGCATTCGCCTAA
- the atpA gene encoding F0F1 ATP synthase subunit alpha: MLDETTESRKNMAELTISSDEIRSAIASYTSSYSPEASREEVGVVISAADGIAQVSGLPSVMANELLEFPGGVIGVAQNLDTDRVGVVVLGNYETLKEGDEVKRTGEVLSIPVGDDFLGRVINPLGQPIDGLGAIEADEERALELQAPSVLQRQPVEEPMQTGIKAIDAMTPIGRGQRQLIIGDRKTGKTAVCVDTILNQKANWESGDPQKQVRCIYVAIGQKGSTIAGVRETLREHGALDYTTIVAAPASDAAGFKWLAPFSGAALGQHWMYQGKHVLVIYDDLTKQAEAYRAISLLLRRPPGREAYPGDVFYLHSRLLERAAKLSDDMGAGSLTALPIIETKANDVSAFIPTNVISITDGQVFLESDLFNQGVRPAINVGISVSRVGGAAQTKGMKKVSGNLRLDLAAYRDLEAFAAFASDLDSASKRQLERGQRLVELLKQAENNPMSVEDQMVSIHLANEGVFDSVPVEDVRRFESELHEHLHAFAGDVYEQIKGGVPFSDESKDQLRQEADNFAASFQASDGTPIINEPEVDALDETEVSKSQISVSKKAAKK, encoded by the coding sequence ATGCTGGACGAAACAACCGAGAGCAGGAAGAACATGGCGGAGCTGACGATCTCCTCCGATGAGATCCGTAGCGCGATTGCTAGCTACACCTCGAGCTACTCCCCGGAGGCCTCCCGCGAGGAGGTCGGCGTGGTCATTTCGGCAGCTGACGGTATTGCCCAGGTTTCGGGGCTACCGTCGGTGATGGCGAATGAGCTGCTCGAGTTCCCTGGCGGCGTCATTGGCGTCGCTCAGAACCTGGACACCGACCGTGTCGGCGTCGTGGTTTTGGGTAACTACGAGACTCTTAAAGAGGGCGACGAAGTAAAGCGGACCGGAGAGGTCCTTTCGATTCCGGTTGGGGATGACTTCCTCGGCCGCGTTATCAACCCCCTGGGCCAGCCCATTGACGGCCTGGGCGCAATTGAAGCAGATGAAGAGCGTGCACTGGAGCTGCAGGCACCGTCCGTGCTGCAGCGCCAGCCGGTCGAGGAGCCGATGCAGACCGGCATCAAGGCAATTGACGCAATGACCCCGATCGGTCGCGGTCAGCGTCAGTTGATCATTGGTGACCGTAAGACTGGTAAGACCGCCGTCTGTGTCGACACCATCCTGAACCAGAAGGCCAACTGGGAGAGCGGCGACCCGCAGAAGCAGGTTCGTTGTATCTACGTGGCTATCGGTCAGAAGGGCTCGACCATCGCCGGTGTCCGTGAGACCCTGCGCGAGCACGGTGCACTGGATTACACCACGATCGTCGCGGCTCCGGCCTCGGACGCCGCTGGCTTCAAGTGGCTGGCTCCGTTCTCCGGCGCCGCACTGGGCCAGCACTGGATGTACCAGGGTAAGCACGTTCTGGTGATCTACGATGACCTCACCAAGCAGGCCGAGGCCTACCGTGCGATCTCCCTGCTGCTGCGTCGTCCCCCGGGACGCGAGGCATATCCCGGTGACGTCTTCTACCTGCACTCCCGTCTGCTGGAGCGCGCTGCGAAGCTCTCCGACGACATGGGTGCCGGCTCACTTACCGCTCTGCCGATTATTGAGACTAAGGCCAACGACGTCTCTGCCTTCATCCCGACCAACGTGATCTCCATTACCGATGGTCAGGTCTTCCTGGAGTCCGACCTCTTCAACCAGGGCGTCAGGCCCGCAATCAACGTGGGTATCTCGGTCTCCCGTGTGGGTGGTGCCGCTCAGACCAAGGGCATGAAGAAGGTCTCCGGTAACCTGCGTCTGGATCTGGCCGCCTACCGTGATCTGGAGGCATTCGCTGCCTTCGCATCCGACTTGGACTCCGCTTCCAAGCGCCAGCTCGAGCGTGGCCAGCGCCTCGTTGAGCTGCTGAAGCAGGCTGAAAATAACCCGATGAGCGTGGAGGACCAGATGGTCTCTATCCACCTTGCGAACGAGGGCGTCTTCGACTCCGTTCCCGTTGAGGACGTCCGTCGCTTCGAGTCTGAGCTGCACGAGCACCTGCACGCCTTTGCCGGTGACGTGTACGAGCAGATCAAGGGCGGCGTGCCCTTCTCTGATGAGTCCAAGGATCAGCTGCGTCAAGAAGCCGATAACTTCGCGGCCAGCTTCCAGGCCTCGGACGGAACCCCGATCATTAATGAGCCGGAAGTTGATGCACTCGACGAGACGGAAGTCAGCAAGAGCCAGATTTCCGTGTCCAAGAAGGCTGCTAAGAAGTAA
- a CDS encoding F0F1 ATP synthase subunit gamma encodes MANLRELRDRIRSVNSTKKITKAQEMIATSRITKAQARVEASQPYAVELHRVINKLASASSLDHPMLHERENGKRAAVLVVSSDRGMAGGYNHNVFKKAAELVRMLEDRGYETVRYVTGNKGVGYYSFRGEEFAGAWTGFSQDPSWKETHDVRRHLIDGFLASSEGFTKPREGLKGDEGEGVQGFDQVHVVYTKFESMLTQTAAVQQVLPIEPVLETQEFNSEESILTQHEGVAADYIFEPDADTLLAELLPKYVSRTVYALFLEAAAAESASRRTAMKSATDNATALVNDLSRVANQARQAQITQEITEIVGGAGALAESGESD; translated from the coding sequence ATGGCTAATCTTCGCGAGCTTCGCGACCGCATCAGGTCAGTGAACTCCACTAAGAAGATCACTAAAGCCCAAGAAATGATCGCCACCTCGCGAATCACCAAGGCCCAAGCACGGGTTGAGGCCTCGCAGCCGTACGCGGTCGAGTTGCACCGTGTGATCAACAAGCTGGCTTCCGCTAGCTCCCTGGATCACCCGATGCTCCACGAGCGTGAGAACGGCAAGCGTGCCGCCGTGTTGGTGGTTTCGAGTGACCGAGGAATGGCCGGTGGCTACAACCACAACGTGTTCAAGAAGGCTGCGGAACTTGTTCGCATGCTGGAGGATCGCGGTTACGAAACGGTGCGCTACGTCACCGGTAACAAGGGTGTTGGCTACTACAGTTTCCGAGGCGAAGAATTTGCGGGTGCGTGGACTGGGTTCTCGCAAGACCCGTCATGGAAAGAAACGCACGACGTGCGTCGTCACCTGATCGATGGCTTCCTTGCCAGCTCCGAGGGCTTCACCAAGCCCCGCGAAGGCTTGAAGGGCGATGAGGGCGAAGGCGTGCAGGGCTTCGATCAAGTCCACGTTGTTTACACCAAGTTTGAGTCGATGCTCACCCAGACCGCCGCTGTGCAGCAGGTGCTGCCCATTGAGCCGGTTCTGGAAACCCAGGAGTTTAACTCCGAGGAGTCCATCCTGACTCAGCACGAGGGTGTGGCCGCGGATTATATCTTCGAGCCCGACGCAGACACTCTTCTGGCAGAACTGCTGCCGAAGTACGTTTCGCGTACCGTCTACGCCCTGTTCCTGGAGGCCGCTGCGGCAGAATCCGCTTCCCGCCGCACCGCCATGAAGTCCGCTACGGATAATGCAACCGCACTGGTCAATGACCTTTCTCGCGTTGCTAACCAGGCTCGACAGGCTCAAATTACGCAGGAAATCACAGAGATCGTCGGTGGCGCGGGAGCGCTCGCCGAAAGCGGAGAAAGTGACTAA
- the atpD gene encoding F0F1 ATP synthase subunit beta, with translation MSTALQEHDTQTAVAGRVVRVIGPVVDVEFPRGALPALFNAMTVEVSLEAVAKTITLEVAQHLGDNLVRAISMAPTDGLVRGAEVTDTGKPISVPVGDVVKGHVFNALGDCLDEPGLGRDGEQWGIHREPPAFDQLEGKTEILETGIKVIDLLTPYVKGGKIGLFGGAGVGKTVLIQEMITRIAREFSGTSVFAGVGERTREGTDLHLEMEEMGVLQDTALVFGQMDEPPGVRMRVALSGLTMAEYFRDVQHQDVLLFIDNIFRFTQAGSEVSTLLGRMPSAVGYQPTLADEMGVLQERITSTKGKSITSLQAVYVPADDYTDPAPATTFAHLDATTELDRGIASKGIYPAVNPLTSTSRILEPGIVGERHYAVAQRVIGILQKNKELQDIIAILGMDELGEEDKITVQRARRIERFLGQNFFVAEKFTGLPGSYVPLEDTIDAFERICNGEFDHYPEQAFNGLGGLDDVEAAYKKIQAEG, from the coding sequence ATGTCTACAGCTCTTCAAGAGCACGATACTCAGACCGCAGTTGCCGGTCGAGTAGTTCGTGTCATTGGGCCGGTTGTCGACGTGGAATTCCCCCGCGGCGCTCTTCCGGCACTCTTCAACGCCATGACTGTCGAGGTCTCCCTCGAAGCAGTGGCAAAGACCATCACCCTCGAGGTCGCTCAGCACCTGGGCGATAACCTCGTGCGCGCCATCTCCATGGCACCCACCGACGGCCTGGTCCGCGGTGCAGAGGTGACCGACACCGGCAAGCCGATTTCGGTGCCCGTGGGCGACGTCGTCAAGGGCCACGTGTTCAACGCCCTCGGTGACTGCCTCGACGAGCCGGGTCTCGGCCGCGATGGTGAGCAGTGGGGTATCCACCGCGAGCCTCCGGCATTCGACCAGCTCGAGGGTAAGACCGAGATCCTCGAAACCGGCATCAAGGTGATCGACCTGCTGACCCCTTACGTCAAGGGCGGCAAGATTGGTCTCTTCGGTGGTGCAGGTGTGGGCAAGACCGTGCTCATCCAGGAGATGATCACCCGTATCGCCCGCGAATTCTCCGGTACCTCCGTGTTCGCCGGTGTGGGCGAGCGTACCCGTGAGGGTACGGACCTCCACCTCGAGATGGAGGAGATGGGCGTGCTGCAAGACACCGCGCTTGTCTTCGGCCAGATGGATGAGCCGCCAGGAGTCCGTATGCGCGTGGCTCTGTCCGGTCTGACCATGGCGGAGTACTTCCGCGATGTGCAGCACCAGGACGTGCTGCTGTTCATCGACAACATCTTCCGTTTCACCCAGGCTGGCTCCGAGGTGTCCACCCTGCTGGGTCGTATGCCTTCTGCCGTGGGTTACCAGCCCACCCTGGCTGACGAGATGGGTGTGCTCCAGGAGCGCATTACCTCCACCAAGGGCAAGTCGATTACCTCGCTGCAGGCCGTGTACGTGCCTGCCGATGACTACACCGACCCCGCTCCCGCCACCACCTTCGCCCACCTCGACGCCACCACCGAGCTTGACCGTGGTATCGCGTCGAAGGGTATTTACCCCGCAGTGAACCCGCTGACCTCTACCTCTCGTATCCTCGAGCCCGGTATCGTCGGCGAGCGTCACTACGCAGTGGCCCAGCGCGTGATCGGTATCTTGCAGAAGAACAAGGAGCTGCAGGACATCATCGCCATCCTGGGTATGGACGAGCTCGGTGAGGAAGACAAGATCACGGTGCAGCGTGCCCGTCGCATCGAGCGCTTCCTGGGCCAGAACTTCTTCGTTGCTGAGAAGTTCACCGGTCTTCCCGGCTCCTACGTGCCGTTGGAGGACACCATCGACGCCTTCGAGCGCATCTGCAACGGTGAGTTCGACCACTACCCGGAGCAGGCCTTCAACGGTCTCGGCGGTTTGGACGACGTCGAAGCTGCCTACAAGAAGATCCAAGCGGAAGGTTAA
- a CDS encoding F0F1 ATP synthase subunit epsilon, translating to MADIAAELVSVERVLWSGRATIVTAQTIEGEIGVLPGHEPMLAQLVENGVVTLTTTDGQKKVAACQGGFFSVTPDKVTVLADYATWADEVDSSAAESALATGDAVEKARAEAELKAVRRREG from the coding sequence ATGGCTGACATCGCCGCAGAACTGGTCTCCGTGGAACGCGTACTGTGGTCCGGCCGGGCCACGATCGTCACCGCGCAGACCATCGAAGGTGAAATCGGCGTGTTGCCAGGGCACGAGCCTATGCTTGCTCAGCTCGTCGAAAACGGCGTGGTGACTCTGACCACCACAGACGGCCAGAAGAAGGTCGCCGCATGCCAGGGCGGCTTCTTCTCCGTCACCCCGGACAAGGTCACTGTTCTTGCTGACTACGCAACGTGGGCCGACGAGGTGGATTCTTCCGCCGCTGAGTCCGCGCTCGCCACCGGCGACGCTGTGGAGAAGGCTCGGGCAGAAGCCGAGCTGAAGGCGGTTCGTCGCCGCGAAGGCTAA